The DNA window TCCGCGTAGAATTACAGTCCATCTGGAGTCAAGACATGCACTTGCTCCTCTACATGCTTACGGGGATTGATTGATAGGATCGGAGTTCGTTGTTTATTCTTTCTAGCATAGGTAATAGACTCTGAATGTGGAGAAACCAATGATGGAAATGAAGGATGGGGTGTAGTCGACCATATCAGATCATAAGCGATGGAAGAATCAACTGTCTAATTGTCAAGCGGGAGCCACACCAGGGGGGTCATCTATCTCCAGCTCCTTCCCGTCCACCCTGATCTTGCACAGCTTGCTTCACGAACTGCCCACGGACCCGCGGCCGCTGATCAGCCAACCTCTTTCTACTCTGGTATCGCACCTGAAAATGGCAGACAGCCATCAGAAAGAAACCGGTCCTAACCAAAGCTTTCTCAAACACATCATACACAAACAAAGAAACAAAAATACAGAATCCTTTTTTCGTAGCCTATTTCAGGTACTCCATACATAAAATCTTGAGAGTAACATTTGATCAAATTTCTAAAAAGACAGATCCACAACACAGCCGTACCAAGTAAAAGAAGTTTCAGCTAGGGAACTTAGGCTCGTACGTAATGTCTCTGAGCATAGTATATTTTAATTATACTTACCTATTTGCTAGCTGTAGAAAACATAATGTTTATAATTCCTTTGAAACAACATGATGTACGTACGAGATTCTACTTAGTCAACCTTTGAAGCGAACTTTTTATGATACACTATTTGCTGGTTCAGGTGTGTTGGAAATGAGAAGGTCCTAAATCACTGCCTAAAGAAACATCAATTGAAAACAGGCTACCTTTTTCCCAAAGTCTCgatctttctttttctcccaaTATTTCATCAGTCGTGCTTCTCGTGGTGTAATGGCTGGGGCGAAGCGTTTCACATATGTGTCATTGCCGCTGCCACTTCCACTCCCATTGCCACCTCCAGGTCCACTTTTGTCAATGGCACCATTATCAATCTCCGTGTTTGTCCTTTCATCATTTGCAGCAGCCGTACTTGTGCCAGCGTTGCTTCCATTCTGCCCATTGGTTCCATTGTTACTGCCTGAGTTGCTCCCATTCACACCATAGTTGGCAGCTTGACCTTCAAGTGGAGGATCAAATACGCTGGAGGAACCACATTGCTGAGCTCCTGACCCACCATTCTCCCGTGGCACATCAAAATGGACATAAAGGATTGGACGAGGGTGTTGCACGAGGTTGCTCTGCACTTCACCAGGGTGACCATTCTTAGTTGCATTGTTGGCCATTTCATCAGCCTTCGCTTTTCCTGCTGCATTAGCTGGAACCGTCCAGTGCTGCACAGGATGAAACGCTGATGTGTGTGCATTAGCCTTAACAGCTGAGTGGGACATCACTCTCTCCTTATTTGTAGTAGGCTTTGTAGTGGAACCCATGTCATTGTTATTGCTACTGCCATTGGAGCCTTGTTTTATCGGAGCAGCATCTGAATTTGACTTCATGTTGTAAGTAGAGTCCGTTTTCATAGCCTCAGAGCTGTTATCATGCGGCGAAGAACTCCCGACAAATCCTGTCCCTCCTTGATTGGAAGCTACAGATGTATGGTACCTTGCAACAAAAGCAACAGTTAGGACGCAACGTACTGCTGCTTTCATAACTCAATAATGACACTGATATTATGTTTTGCACCTTGTGAATGCTGAGAGATCTGATCGTCTTAATATATTCCGTTGTTCATCTTGGCCTGTATTGGCACAACCTACAGATGATCTCGACCTCTTCAAACTCAACTCAAGTAATGGCAAAACATTGTCACGGTTCATATCTTTCCCTTCTGGCACTTTGGAAGAGCAATTAGGGGCATCTGCAGCTCTTGTTGCCTGGTGGGCATCCATGTTTTTGGCCATTGAACCAATTAGATCAGCAGCTTGAACAGTTGGCTCCTCTAAATTTTCTATCATTGATTCCTTTGAATTGTTTTCTGGTGGGTACTCACAACGTCCATCTGCTGGTTTGATGGGTCTCTCGTTTGGGGAAGATTGATGATCCATATTTAAATTTCTAGGGGCACCTATCTCCAAGTTCTTCCCCTCGTCTGAAAGCAATTGGCAACTTTAATCAACAATGGTCAAGAAGTTTATTTTGCAAAATTGCATGGTGAATCAGTTGAGCATACCATACCATTAGTGTCTTTTTGCTTCTTGAAGTTTCTGTTGGCTGTACCTGGTAGCAATCTGTTGCTACATATCTCCGATTTTGGGTGGATCACTTGTGCACAAGTGCTATCAGGTGGATCAGCTAACTGATCTGGAGACATATCCTGTGGACTGTCAATCTCCACAGCACGCTTAGTCCACGAGCTCTGCGCCTTTTAACAAATTGACAAGGAAACGAGTTAAAATGTGCCCATGCTGTTGATATAGCTACTCCACCTAGTGCTGCTGTTGTTGAACAATTTAGTCAGGAAAATTGTGTTTAATTGCCAGTTTACCGCTGGGATCTTTCACTGATACATAGGCTTAGACCCCACCAATCAGTGAGGTAGCTTAGTAAAGAAACAAAATAGGGTTAGCTTTGTGCAAAATAAACGAGAGTAATACATACATAGGCTTAGTCACAAAAGGGGAAAAATCGGTTCATCAACAATTATAGAAAGAGGAGTAGATCACTCCTATTCGTAATCAGTTAAAATGAAAATAGTACGATATCAAATCATGAAATACATTAGTGCTATCATACAACAGTCCATGCATGTTAAACAATTCAGGCCCAATATTTACTTCCTAGGATTTTAGTTACACACTTTGTTGAGTTGTTATCCAAATACTTTCTGGATCTAGTTATCATGCAGACATTTGCATACCGACCTACCGCTTTTCCCAAGAGTCTAGCATCTCAAATGCTTCACTATATGTACTTACCATTCTCTGATTGCCACCCAACCCCATCAGATCATTTAAATCCTGTCAACATGAAAACATCATAGTTTATCCTAATACACATATGTTCTTGCAAGATTTAACAAACAGCCGTGTAGCTTTAAATTTCCAAGAACTATAAATTTGAAAGTATACACTTCTTTCACCTCATAAAAGACCCACACACCACAACGCTATTGTTTTTCACAACCAAAGCTCTGTAGATTTGTTTTCCTGCTTATGAGGTATCCAATTATTAAAGGTTTGTCCAATGATTGTTTATCGTGTCCTGATTATTATTTGTAATAAAACCCCTTATCTCCTTATCATATCAGGTTATGATTGTGGTCCGATGGTAGGATATTCAAATAGACCTTATAGATGCAGTTTTGGACACAAGCTTTGATTCTTATTCTCTATCTGGCGTTGTAACTGAATCTAGATCGGCCTAATCTCAAATTCTAAGTGCCAGTTAAACACAAACAGCAAAGCCATCTGTATTATTCAAAGGTGAATTTGATTCTTCATATGACGTGTTTCAGTAAATCTAGAGTTTTCCAACTCTAATTCAAGGTCACAAATAACTAACAGAAACTATATGAAGCTTCATGTAAATTCTGTCAGAGAACCTTTGGTTTATCCAGTGCCCAGCATAGAGTTATTATGCTTTTGATTGACACATAATGAAATTTGATTTGTTGGACAACCAGATCAGAGAAATATTCGATGTTGACCTTAGTTCATTTTGTAAATACAGTACCAATCCCCTAACACTGTTAGTCAGTAATAACTGTGTTGTACATATGAGAATACTATAaacatttatattaaaaagcAACAGCGGTGCAAAAGAAATTCCATATATAGAAGCAAAAGGGGGAAGGGAAAGAGGTTAACCCAGCCAATTGGGAATTACAAGTTTAACAAGAGTTAAAGTTCAGTTAACGGATCCAAGTTCTAAAAATACAAATTTTTCCATTGTGTTTAGAAGTTACTGTATATATCACTCCCAAGTTACAAAATATTGTCATGCGAATCTGGAAACACATGGCACTGAAAACCAAAGTAGCAAGGGTGAAAATTTCAAACATGGCTGCTGCATGTACAAACTTGTGATGTCAAAATCATTGGCTGTGAATATGATAAAATCATTTGTTTCTGAACTAAACAATTCATTTTGAAGTTTTGCACAGCAACATATTTCTAAATGGATATCAAAATCACTGGCTGTACATACGATAAAAATCATTTGTTTCTGAACCAAACAATTCATTTTCAAGTTTTGCACAGCCATGTTTTCTAATGGATATCAAAACTGATTGGCTGTACATATGGAAAAAATCATATGTTTCTGAACTAACAATTTATTTTCAAGTTTTGCATGGCCACATATTTCTAAATGAATTCTGGACCAAGAACTGGTTATATTGAGTGATTGTTACTATCTAAACAAACTAGACTAACATATACATGTATAGCATACAAGGGGCACTTACAGTCATCATACTTTTTTGGCCTAAAAATAGAATACATGCAAGATGAACTTAAGTGTGGTAGGTGCAATTAAACCAAATCACAAGGATTCTCTAGTTTGTGTGCAAACTTTTAGAACTGCATGCAGATCCGGGTGAAATCAATGCTTAGCAGTGGCAGGAATACATCGTCTAATTCTGTGGTTCTAAATGGTAATTAAATGTAGCTACTACGTGAAATGACCTCAAATACATTTCATTTGGTGATTATAGACAAGTTCAGTCAAAAAAGTTTCTTGTATTCTAAGTTATACTCTGTTCATACTTTGGATAACATGATAACATCAGCTAGTAATAAGATTTATAGAGAAGAGAAAAAGCATCAAATCTCATACTTGAGTGCCACTGCCATTATCACTGCCATCCCTTGCATTAAGTCCCATGCTTGCATCATCATCGTGATCGTTTTCGTTGCTACCAATGTTGTTATCGGATTCATCACCGCCTTTTGATTTGGCACACTTCTGTGTCTGAATGCCACTTTCGCTTCCACTGCCACTGGACTGAGTTCCAAAACAGGTAATTCTAGCTTAGAGTAACCATACATCAGAGAACCAGAAATAAAGTCGAAGCATTAGAATAAAACTTGAAACTGAAGTAGCAAATTAGTACTTGATGGACTTTCAAGAAAATATAATATGTAAATATTGATTGATTTTCTAGAAAATGTAATATGTAAACCAGACCGCTAATGACTTACACTCTGGCACCGTCTCCACACATGCTGCCAAAGGTTCTTAAGTTCATTCTTACGTATAGGCTTGACTAAAAAGTCAACGGCACCTTTTGACAAACATTTAAAGACAGTATCCATGGCATCATTCGAAGACATCACTGCACACAAACCACATCAGTGTAGCAGCTAAAAACATTGGAACTAAATAAATGCTGAAAGCAACGTTCTGTTCATTATAACAATTGCACTATAGAGTTGAGGAGAGTTACTCACTAATCACTGGAATATTCTTGCAAATACTGTGGCTCATGATCCTACTCAGCAGAGATATTCCAGATATACCAGGCATAAAAACCTCAGCCAAAACAAAATCTATGTTGTTTTGCATGTCTTCAAGATAACTCCATGCTTGCTGGCCATTTTCGGCGGGGATAACTGAAAAATTGAATAGAATAActcaatttttgaagaacatCAACAGTCGGTCAATGACCACAACTAAAAGATATTATATGTGCAAAACATCACTTAGGTGCAATTAGCTCCAAACTCAAAACAACAAAGTCAAACAAACATAACAATCACCAACATGGCTTATAGGTTGATGCTTAGATCTTGTTTCCATATCGCCTTATACACTTATATTATTTCTCTACATGCAGTTGAAATAGTAGTTTAGTGGTTCGTGAGCACAGCTGAACTCAGGTAGACCAAGGATAATCAATCTCACCTCTAATGAAGACTATTGCAATGCCTTAAGTGATCAACCAAGATTAGAACTTTAAAAAATTCAAGCTTGAAACGACCATCTTGGTATCCTAAGTGACCAAATGAACTAAAATTGTTTGCAAGGTTTTTCCTTTTAAGAAGGTGCAAGAGAACTGTGGATGTGGTATGTAATGTTGCACAAAGAAATGATTTAATTTATGCAAACATCAACTGTACATACTGAATAATTTGTTTCCATGATTACAATCAACTTTATCCATTTAAGTCTATATTATAACATCATTATTTTGAGAATTGTTGGTTCGAACGATAGACCAACTAGATAGCCGCCTTGTTCAACAATCCAACTTTAACAATTTTGGAATTATGAAGTTAGGTTTTCATAAAGAAGGATTTCTCCTACCAAACTACTCCGGGCTAGAAGGTCAAGTGTAGAGTATATAGGGCACTCATCCTAGTCGAAATGATGGATTTTATTGCACAACAACAAGTGTCCACACTGCTAGCCATCTGCTGCTTGTCAGCTGGTGCTTTTTGTAAGAGAAGCTGTAGACTCTCTTCTTTTACATCACCTTCCTCCTTCCAACAATTGAAATTGAAGAAAATTATTAAGCCATTACTTAAAAGTACAATAATTCTATATGTAGTAACAATACATCATAGTATATTCATAGATTCGGTCAGTAAGAAATACTCCTTTGTATCACAATTTATATATGTCCATAGCCTTGATAGCATCTTTCACAAGTCTTGCTTTTGGAGGATAAACAACCCATGTAGAGCATTGTTTGTGTGTTTCAAGGGATAGACACCTAACAATAGGTTGATTCATTACTTTTTTTATCAACGTTGAGTTTCCTTAGTCTATGCACAATAGTAAATGTATACTGTAAAATGAAGGAAGTATGAATGTACTAGGAAAAAATAAATAAAGTAAGGAGTTCTACTATGTTGTCGGTCCAGTTTCTTATTCACAAACATCCAGAAACAAGGCGATGCCTAACACTACTGTACCGTTCCACTACCTTTGACTAAGGGCTTGTTTGGATGTGCTAAAGTTggatgctaaactttagcacataTTAACACTCTTATCTTTGCTAAAGTTTTTGAGTTTTAGCTAAAGTTTAGTCCACCCAATTAGCACTCCTATTTTGATAGACTAGTGCTAAATTTTAGTACTTTTAGACATAagcacttggatccaaacacctccTAAACATGCTAGTGCTCCCCAGCAGCTATATACACTAAATGTGAAAGAAATGTACGAAGAGAATATGGGAAAGCAATTAATATGCCACATGCAACCCCACATCATCatgggggaaaaaaagaaagtcCAGATGCTTGTTGGACCACGTGCATGCATGCCAGGCAATTGGTTAGCAAGTGAGTGACTATTTGTTAGCAATAATAAACCAGCGCATGTATTGAATTATGGTCATGTTTCATggatcatatatatatatggagaTATCAAGGGTTTAGGGTGATGGTGCTTAAACCCTAAACCTTAACAACAGTGTTGAAAGATGCTTGGAACATGGTGTTGGACTTGACCCTCTTCAAGACTTTGTTGAGACCGTTATCTAATATGTGCCATCAAGAGCTAGCTCTTGTATACCTAAACTGTTTCTCACTGTGTGTGATGGTGCACTTTGGAGATACCAAGTGCTACTCCATAATTGGGTAGTTATAAAAGCAGTTCTTTTTATAATTCATATGGCTTCTGGACTCTCACATTTGTTTGTTAGTTGGCTATGGGGAATTAGAAAGGACTTGAAACAACTAGTCAGTTGGGGGGTGGCTGCTACGAGTTGGTCACTATGGCTATGTAGGACTGATGTTGTTTTtgacaagaaaaaaaaaattctcTTGACTATTTACTTGCTTACCCACTGGCTCCATGTCTAAGCTATCCTTTACAATAATCCTGGTTCACAAGATTTTGTTATAGCAGCATGTCAGCACTTGGAGCAGGTGGTTAGGGAGAGTTTAATCCAGGAGCATAGGTAGCGACCTAGTCTTCAAATTGATGATCCCTAGCAATTTCTTTTGTATCTACTTAAAACTTTTGGTGCACGTGTTTCATGGATTGTGTATCCTAGTTATGCAAAGGCCGGGGCGATTTCAAATGGTTGTATCACCTTGATGCGGTTGGCTTGATTTCAACATAAACTTCCTTTgtgtaaaaataaaaaaatttaaatttataaTGAAATATGGAATGGGATATTGGTGCAAAAAGATGGAATATTCACATCCCAAAAACGAGGGGCGGATTTAGGCATAGAGCCACGGCCCTAGGCGTGGCCCAAAATCCCTCTTATGGCCCCTTTAATTTTTCATGGCCCAAGCAAGTAGTTTCTCCATGTGATGGCCCGAGCTGTGTGGCCCAGTACAACCTTCTGTCACTCTTCGCAGCCCACCAAGAGGCACTCATCGGCTTTACTCGCGTCGAAACCAAGAAGCTGCTAGCAATGATCCTCATGTTATACTGACATTGTTGCTGCTCCTAATCTATGCGTACCAACCGAGAAAATGGATCCAAACACTAGGACTCCATGAGATGGCCCGAGCTGCTAGCAATGATCCTCATGTTATATTTTGAAGGGTCCATGCCAATCAAAAGGCCATAACTATCTAGTAAGAAAAGATGTGCAATCGTAATAAATCTTTTCATGATGTCTGGTTGGGACTAACTAAATTGACCTCGAATTGAGAATACTCTAGATCGTACCCCCTCCATTATCCCAGATTATTAAGCCAATGCTTGCGATGGATCGGCCACTAGGCCATTGTTGGGATTAGTCCCTACTTTAAGTAAAAGCAGAGCTTTTCAAGTAACTGATAGAGGGGGCCAGAACGAAGGATGAATAATTGGGATGAAACAAACAAACCTTCATACATGCAGTGACGAAGCAGGGCACTGACCACCTGCCTAGTTGAATCATCACTCTCCACGAGCAAGACTCTGATAGTCTTCTTCTGGAGGAAGCGCTCCCAGCAGACCTGCTGCTGGTGGTTTTCCATGTCACTTCCCTGCTGCGGACCAGCGGTTGGCCCGCTGAGCAGGCCATCCGGCCGGTCACTGCTCCTCAAGTCGTCCTCCCCATAGCCTCCAGCCACACCCACGGCGCCGTTCCCAAGCAGTCTGGCATCTCTGAGGGAAGGTCCGTCCACGCCCGGTTGCTGACGGGCACCTCCCATCAGCCAGACTCGAAGAGGTAGACGAAAGCGGCGGGATTGATCCGAGGCAGGTCTTGGGTTAATGAATTGATCGTTGGGCACATGTTACGCTTGCATCCAACAGCTGAGAAATCCACTGCGCGCAAACAAGAAATCCTATGTTGAGGAGACGGATCATGAGAAGAAGATAGGTTAGTTCAGAGAATTGAACGAGCAAGCATGATCCATGAGCCATCTGCTAGTGTGATATATTTTGCTACAGACACGTTCTAAAAAAAATATGTTGCTGCAAGTGACAAGGCAATGCATGCTCAGCTCGTGCAGAGTGGGATACAGATTTGCCCTAGCTCCTAGTCCTAGCTACAACGATCTCCAAGAATTGAACACGGACGGAGCAGCCAGCATACCTTTGTAGTGTACCTCGATTAGAGGAGAGGAGGTGTCGTAGGGGCAGCGGCTGAGTCAGGAAACGGAGGGCGGAGGAGAAGGCAGTAGCATGGCGGCCGGaggcggaggtggtggcggaggaggagaagggggtCGTGTCGTTGGGAGGCGGAGCagaagagatagatattgggaGTGGGGCGATGACGTGGAGCAACCGGAGGTGGGCAGCAGCGGTGGTGGCCCACCCCGAGATCCGACGAAATCAAAATCCGCGCGCCTCCCTGAGATCCGCGAGCAGATCACCCCAAGTGGCCTCCTAGGCCCGCCTTCCGGCCACACCGCTCCGTCCAGCTCGGCCTGCCGCTGGGCCAAGCCATCCCATCCCGCTGGGCAGCGGCGAGAAAGCAGAAGGAAAAAAAGGAGCGTTGTGACTGATTGAGTGCCTATACATGGCCATTCCTTCAACCCTCCGTGGAAAATGATTTAGCTCGTATCCGCTAGTAACCGGTCAGTATTTTTTTTCATTTACTAGCAAATTCTATTATACGTGTGTGTCCATATAGTACCTAAACGAAAGGTCTCTTTTGATCATACTGGTTTTGGAAAATCAACGTTGTTGTGGATAACAGCGAGTAATCACGAATAAAAGATAAGAGATAATGCTCCATTCAGTAAAATAACAGTATCTTTTGtcgtttcttttcttttcttcctcgaCTGATCGAGTCGAGGGAAAGGGAAGGAGGAGCGGTAAAAAAGCAAAGGAATAATTATGCCTCCTCCTATTATTTGTGCTCCACCTTCCCCCATACTTTGTGGCCACAAAGGTGTACCTATAAAGAGCCAACCACAATCCAGATGTATATTCGGGGTACCCTACCATGCATGCATCTCTCCATCCATCCATCTGTGCAAACTGCATCTTCCAGACAGTAGCACACTAGTAGCAAGAGAGCTAAAGTGGTCTGATGCCCATGTACAGCCACACAAGAAAGCCCATCTTTtcaaacaaaaacaaaacacAAAGAGAGAGAGCAGAGAGAGGATGAAACAAGGACCCCAATGCAAAGACCTATACTATATTTAATGAATGGTTGAATGGCCATGGATGAAGACATCACTCGTAGCTTATCGATCATTTGATGATTTATCTGGTTTAATTTGCATCGATCTCCATCCAGGCCAAAACACACGAATTGCGGTCAACCACGCGCACGACGACTGTTAGGCTGGGCTGGGCAGTTGAACGCCACTTGGTGGTGAATAGCCTGCAGGGACTGAGCCATGGCTGCAGGACAATGCTGCGTGCCATCAGAGGAGATTCTGCAGGCATCATCCTGCTTTCTCTTATCCTTTGCTTGGTGTGGCTGAGGAGCCGTGCTTTTGCGTGCCTTCCTTTGCATCTTCTTTTGCTTTGTCTTGTGTGGCTGCAGGTGAATCCTTTTTCCCTCCTCATGCTTTATCTCCCTTCCTCGTAGTCCTAGTAGTGCTTGCTTTGGCCTTCAGTTTGGACTTGGGGCAGAGAGCAACAGCCCATCCTCCGTATTGATTCTTCATGGCCTTTTCTCAGCTTGCTTCACATGGCGCTCGAGACCCAGAGTGCAATGTTTTCACATTTCTGTTTAATATTTCTTTCCACCTCTCCCCTGATTAAAATATGCAATCTTTCTTTCAAATAAAATGCAAAAGGTATATTTTACAAATGCAGCAGGAGGACAAGAAAACTTGCTTCTTCTGATCTGATGTATACAGTTGCAATCCGAACTATGTTCAAAAAGATATCAGAAAGAGATCTAGCTGAGTTTCCTAAACTCTGGGGAAGAAATTACACTTTCAACAACAAGGCAACCAAGAAAATGCAATTTATGGTTTTTTTTCACACCTAAATGGAATACCTATGCGATGATGGTTTTGAACATCTGAATTACCAACCAACTTGTGTAGAAAAAAAAACATTTGACACTATTCCACATATTGAACTGATCTGGAAAAGGTGACAAAGCATGCACAGTTAACTTGTATAGAAGAAACTACTCACAGACACCCACTGCTATTTCTTCTTTTTAAAAAGAATGACGCCAGGTGATTAAGATTTTTTTAAAACATCTTTTCTCATTTGCTCAATATGACAACAATATTAGGTAGTTTTTCTCTCAAATACACACTTGGCAATAGTACTAAAATGCACTGATGATTGCATATATAGAAATGTTCTCCGGCTCTCAGCTTTTTTTATCAAGGATCAATGTCAcgaatatatttttcatgggcCATTCTGTTCCTATTTTTCAATCTTTAGCAGGTTCATCCAAAGAACCAAAATGGCTTTTTACCATAATCAGGAAGCAGGGAGGCATTTCTACAGGTAACTTTGGTGACAGGATGAGCCGGAGAACATGCACATCAATTTCACCTGTGCCAACCAGGCTTCAATTTTCAGTATACGGAAAAACATGTGGCTCACAAGGAATTCCAAGGCTGCccgaaaccagcggatatgggATCTGGTTTGTTGTGAGCAAGGATTTCGACTCTGTTTCCCGTAACAATATGCACTGATGGCATGGGTAAAGAGCCAAATAATCTCGCGACTTGCGCTGACCAAAGTCCATGCACAAGGCTTTAATAATGATTAATGAGCATATGCGAGTTTTGCCATCTTTGGAATTGCCATAAAAATCCTAGAATCCCTTACATTTGGGGAGGAGGGAGTAGTGTGTTTATCATAAAGATTGGAAATGAAGGAATATCAAGTCTCCAATTAATGTGAGTTGCTTCATAAGCATACTAGAAAAAAATACATGGATCCTGAAACTAAAACCTCACATTCATATCTTTTACTTTTATCAAAATTGACTGATATTAACCTATCTTAAAATTTTTATCAAAGTTGACTGATATTAACCTCAGATTCATATCTTAAATTTTTTATCGAAGTTGACTGATATTAACCCCACATTCATATCTTAAAATTTTTATCGAAATTCTAATATCTGTTGGGATGACTCAATATGTCAGCTCTTTTGTACAAAGTCATGTGGCTACACCCACATGTGGCCCCTGCATCAAGAGTCGGATCCCTTAAAATTTTAATAAAATTGACTAGAATTTGTTGGATGTGACTTAGTATTACACTCATCAGTTCTTTTATGTGAAGTCGTGTGGCTAGGCCCACATATAGTCTCCATGTAAAGAGTCGGATCCTGAAACATTCACACATAACATATTTAAGAAAATTGATTGAAATTTATTGGATATGACTTCAAATGATAATTAGTTCTTTGTGGAAAGTCGTGTAACTAGATAAGGAGACTTATTTATAAGACGTACTATTgatccaacaaaattggtttttgTTTTAGCAGCTCCAGCTGTTTCATAGGAAGGGGCAAAGCCTTCTTTTGGATTGCGGGCTGATATTTGTGTAGTCAGGATAAAACAGGCCAGACCAAAGCCTTTCACGTGGCGCTTATTTTAGCACAAACCCACAGAAAATTAATGGGAAAGCCTGCTGCACTAGACACAAAGTAGACAGCCCAGAGTAAATACAAAACGGACCTAATGGAAAAGAAATCAGGCTACTCGACTCTCATGGTGTCAGAAATGAAAATTAACATTGCTAGTTGCTGTCTCACGGATCGACCACCACAGTGGCCAGTGGAATCAAGCAAATCACTTTTCTAGTAATTCTATTTTCTAGAAGAATAATATTGTGTGGACTATTTTTGTGTGTACTAAGGGACTTATATATGGACCTGCAGCCTATGTGTGCCAACTGATTGCACATGAACACATTTAGTGAAGATTAATTATGTAGTACCAAAAAGACAGTACCATGTGTACCACATACCAACAGTGTTACTTATATATTCCAACCATGATGAACTCTCTCTAGAACTTCCAACCTAGTTGTAATTCGGGTTAACGCAATTTCGCCAATTCAATCACCATTGACTAGCTGCTTGTATATAATGAGTGTTAGGATTGAGAAGCATCAGGAAATATGTTGGCACCAAATAT is part of the Panicum hallii strain FIL2 chromosome 2, PHallii_v3.1, whole genome shotgun sequence genome and encodes:
- the LOC112880422 gene encoding two-component response regulator-like PRR37 isoform X4, with the translated sequence MQNNIDFVLAEVFMPGISGISLLSRIMSHSICKNIPVIMMSSNDAMDTVFKCLSKGAVDFLVKPIRKNELKNLWQHVWRRCQSSSGSGSESGIQTQKCAKSKGGDESDNNIGSNENDHDDDASMGLNARDGSDNGSGTQDLNDLMGLGGNQRMAQSSWTKRAVEIDSPQDMSPDQLADPPDSTCAQVIHPKSEICSNRLLPGTANRNFKKQKDTNDEGKNLEIGAPRNLNMDHQSSPNERPIKPADGRCEYPPENNSKESMIENLEEPTVQAADLIGSMAKNMDAHQATRAADAPNCSSKVPEGKDMNRDNVLPLLELSLKRSRSSVGCANTGQDEQRNILRRSDLSAFTRYHTSVASNQGGTGFVGSSSPHDNSSEAMKTDSTYNMKSNSDAAPIKQGSNGSSNNNDMGSTTKPTTNKERVMSHSAVKANAHTSAFHPVQHWTVPANAAGKAKADEMANNATKNGHPGEVQSNLVQHPRPILYVHFDVPRENGGSGAQQCGSSSVFDPPLEGQAANYGVNGSNSGSNNGTNGQNGSNAGTSTAAANDERTNTEIDNGAIDKSGPGGGNGSGSGSGNDTYVKRFAPAITPREARLMKYWEKKKDRDFGKKVRYQSRKRLADQRPRVRGQFVKQAVQDQGGREGAGDR